ATGATGTTGAGCAGGTACTCTTGCGAAGAGGGCAACTGGCACGCGGCAATGATGCGCCGCAGTAGTTGCCCACCCTTGCCGACGAACGGCTCGCCCTGCGCGTCTTCGTCGGAACCCGGCGCGTCACCCACGAACGCGACTTCCGGGTCGAGCGGCCCGGTTCCGAACACGGGCTGCGTGCGGGTCGCGAACAGTTCGCTGCACTTGTCGCAGCCTTCGACTTCTTTCGCGAGAACGGTAAGTTCTTGGCGCCGAGTTTCGAGCGGGTCGGGAGCTTCTGGCGCGACCTCGACGGGCGCAGTAAACGAGGGCTGTGCAGCAATTCGGCGCGGCGCGATACGTTCACCGCGCGGCGCGAACAGCACCCCGGCCGCGTGGAGCGATTCTAGGTGTGCCCGCACTTGCTGA
The Gemmata palustris DNA segment above includes these coding regions:
- a CDS encoding uracil-DNA glycosylase, whose translation is MSADGTIDLVQQVRAHLESLHAAGVLFAPRGERIAPRRIAAQPSFTAPVEVAPEAPDPLETRRQELTVLAKEVEGCDKCSELFATRTQPVFGTGPLDPEVAFVGDAPGSDEDAQGEPFVGKGGQLLRRIIAACQLPSSQEYLLNIIKCRPPKNRAPSMAECANCRDFFRRQFEAVKPKYLVALGLTASKLLTGKSLAMSALRGQVHEYRGVPLICTHHPNDIEKDTTDRVKRETWEDMKLLLRTMGKPVPGAK